Proteins encoded by one window of Vampirovibrionales bacterium:
- a CDS encoding SGNH/GDSL hydrolase family protein, translated as MTHVLVFAGDSNIAGSEMPSKTLSYLANPENFETIEVGLAGLTMSEAVNYYEGTHPTKIFGQTPLSQRYPDAQTKTLFIGTGTNDVYAATPYQQTVDAFTALTTFYQAHGYQVYPITTLPVADYHNFWINATVQLMMQQWQTAGWSGIIHGNKAPAPPPSSDYAADNIHILPSGDAKVARLIAASLADRGLARLKPMYIEFNKATYAENDADFLAFNAKAVSLGAYPNAAGTSDYARRLVNADGIRISAPVLAGILNQYNRSLSVCNDLEALAPGFVSRLQDAP; from the coding sequence ATGACCCATGTACTGGTATTTGCAGGAGACTCCAACATCGCTGGCAGCGAGATGCCCAGCAAAACGCTCTCGTATCTGGCCAATCCGGAAAATTTTGAAACCATTGAGGTCGGCCTGGCCGGACTCACCATGAGTGAAGCCGTCAACTACTATGAAGGGACGCATCCGACTAAGATCTTTGGCCAGACCCCATTAAGTCAACGGTATCCAGACGCCCAAACCAAAACCCTGTTTATTGGAACAGGCACCAACGACGTGTATGCGGCCACGCCCTATCAACAAACCGTGGACGCCTTTACAGCGCTGACGACGTTTTATCAGGCGCACGGCTACCAAGTATATCCGATTACCACGCTACCGGTCGCCGATTATCATAACTTCTGGATCAACGCAACCGTCCAACTGATGATGCAACAATGGCAGACAGCCGGCTGGAGCGGGATTATCCACGGCAACAAGGCGCCCGCGCCGCCGCCTTCTAGCGACTATGCAGCCGACAATATCCATATTTTACCTTCGGGAGACGCCAAAGTCGCGCGACTCATCGCGGCATCGCTGGCGGATCGCGGCTTGGCGCGCCTGAAGCCGATGTATATAGAATTCAACAAAGCCACTTATGCGGAAAACGACGCCGATTTTCTTGCGTTCAACGCAAAAGCCGTCAGCCTGGGCGCATACCCAAACGCGGCGGGCACGAGCGATTACGCGCGGCGCCTGGTGAATGCGGACGGCATCCGGATTTCTGCGCCCGTATTAGCCGGGATTCTAAATCAATATAATCGAAGCCTCAGCGTCTGCAACGATCTCGAAGCGCTTGCGCCGGGATTTGTTTCGCGATTACAGGACGCGCCTTAA
- a CDS encoding diguanylate cyclase, with product METPKESRAGADRPFNQLLAVVLAVIFAVAVVFAINYFHLDSLIEDLELKTYDMRAFLQKGPLAHQPSENIVIVQFDDVTLNTFEDEFGTWPWPRNVHADMMGWFNDAGARMVAYDIMFVSRQKGSHEQDQQLIDAFRRYPNVYIGMNFDNNYGLLKDMRKAPGAEAFRSIQPLSISIENQLARHNESGLLRPRVLNLDASGQFFENPGMTYNNFRGILPGLLAQKQRIAFVNHSRDKDGVSRSNPLFFRLEWEEPLISAARPFRFDAAAGAWKDQEAGEQRGKWLDAKNEWINAQGCRMQPQNPAKTIARCQKTLHTDYYPYMGLRMLLDLKNAGKSTSRIVLTRNGELRIDGSSLTVPLDADGAMLLKWYNMSIEQEAIEVSLKQMEEARLAMAVEHPGDVPQIKAVEEQLRSQLQRDFPPKPYAEISAWRILKAMKDERSGGLTAADKDLKNSLKNKVIFVGTTAVATYDIKTTPIAQAMPGVVIQATVFDNLQQNAGFMRRIDDIYNILLMLALCAISATAIFRLRSALAASMVVAVLLALYLGAAVLAFQKLNLWINTAAPLIAVTVVTMLTYMIKYVSKNRAYERTYVMATTDAMTGLKNHRFFQEHLRESIQFSNRFNSKFSLLLIDIDHFKKFNDSFGHQAGDEVLRAVARKLKTSVRSNDLVARYGGEEMAIVLDKANEREALEVGAKIVRAVAEEAYPIAAGVSKHVTISVGAATYPTHGKTPAELIEFSDQGLYRAKESGRNRVGAQYDADMPPKEADSGSAGDSHKPA from the coding sequence ATGGAAACGCCCAAAGAGTCGCGGGCCGGAGCCGATAGACCTTTTAACCAGCTTCTGGCCGTTGTGCTGGCGGTTATCTTTGCTGTGGCTGTGGTGTTTGCCATCAATTATTTTCATCTGGATTCTCTAATCGAGGACCTTGAACTCAAGACCTACGATATGCGGGCCTTCCTGCAAAAAGGACCATTGGCTCATCAACCCAGCGAAAACATCGTCATCGTGCAATTTGACGACGTGACGCTGAACACCTTCGAAGATGAATTCGGTACCTGGCCCTGGCCGCGCAACGTACATGCCGACATGATGGGCTGGTTCAACGATGCAGGCGCCCGCATGGTCGCCTACGACATCATGTTCGTGTCCCGTCAAAAAGGGTCGCACGAGCAGGATCAACAGTTGATTGACGCCTTTCGTCGCTATCCGAACGTCTATATCGGCATGAATTTTGATAATAACTACGGCCTGCTCAAAGATATGCGAAAAGCGCCCGGCGCCGAGGCGTTTCGTAGCATTCAACCGTTGTCGATCTCAATTGAAAACCAATTGGCTCGCCATAACGAAAGCGGATTGCTGCGCCCTCGCGTCCTGAATCTGGATGCAAGCGGCCAGTTCTTTGAAAATCCGGGGATGACCTACAACAATTTTCGCGGGATTCTGCCGGGACTTCTCGCGCAAAAACAACGCATTGCGTTTGTGAATCACAGTCGTGACAAGGACGGCGTCAGTCGCAGTAACCCTTTATTCTTTCGTCTGGAGTGGGAAGAGCCGCTGATAAGCGCAGCGCGGCCTTTTCGTTTCGATGCGGCCGCTGGCGCATGGAAAGATCAGGAAGCGGGCGAACAACGCGGAAAATGGCTGGATGCTAAAAATGAGTGGATCAATGCGCAAGGCTGCCGAATGCAACCGCAAAACCCGGCCAAAACCATCGCGCGCTGCCAGAAAACGCTTCATACAGACTATTACCCCTATATGGGGCTCAGAATGCTATTGGATTTGAAAAACGCTGGAAAATCCACGTCCAGAATTGTACTGACGCGCAACGGCGAACTCCGGATAGATGGGTCGTCGCTGACTGTGCCGCTGGACGCTGACGGGGCGATGCTTCTCAAGTGGTACAACATGAGCATTGAGCAAGAGGCCATCGAGGTTTCGCTTAAGCAAATGGAAGAAGCCCGGCTGGCCATGGCGGTCGAGCATCCAGGGGACGTTCCGCAAATCAAGGCGGTTGAGGAGCAGCTTCGCTCGCAGCTCCAGCGGGATTTTCCGCCGAAGCCTTATGCAGAAATTTCGGCGTGGCGCATCCTGAAGGCGATGAAGGATGAACGCTCCGGCGGCCTCACCGCCGCAGATAAGGACTTGAAGAATTCCCTGAAAAACAAGGTTATTTTTGTCGGCACCACGGCTGTTGCCACTTATGACATCAAAACGACGCCTATTGCGCAGGCCATGCCGGGCGTCGTCATTCAGGCGACCGTGTTTGATAATCTTCAGCAAAATGCGGGCTTTATGCGGCGCATTGACGATATCTATAATATTTTGCTGATGCTGGCGTTATGCGCTATTTCCGCGACGGCTATCTTTCGGCTTCGATCGGCGTTGGCTGCCAGCATGGTGGTGGCCGTTCTGTTGGCTTTATACCTGGGAGCCGCCGTTCTCGCCTTCCAGAAGCTGAATTTGTGGATTAATACGGCCGCGCCGCTCATCGCCGTGACGGTGGTGACGATGCTGACCTATATGATCAAATACGTCAGTAAGAACCGCGCCTACGAACGCACCTACGTCATGGCGACGACAGATGCGATGACAGGGCTTAAAAACCACCGATTCTTTCAGGAGCATTTGCGCGAATCCATTCAGTTTTCCAATCGCTTTAACAGCAAATTTTCGTTGTTGCTGATCGATATTGATCACTTCAAGAAATTCAACGATTCGTTTGGCCACCAGGCGGGCGACGAAGTGTTGCGCGCGGTCGCTCGCAAGCTCAAGACGTCCGTTCGTAGTAACGATCTTGTTGCGCGTTACGGCGGCGAAGAAATGGCCATTGTGCTGGACAAAGCCAACGAGCGCGAGGCTCTGGAAGTGGGCGCTAAAATTGTTCGCGCAGTGGCGGAAGAGGCTTATCCCATCGCCGCGGGCGTTTCCAAACATGTGACCATCAGCGTCGGGGCGGCGACTTACCCCACGCATGGCAAGACCCCCGCAGAGCTGATCGAGTTTTCAGATCAAGGGCTGTATCGTGCCAAGGAGTCGGGACGAAACCGCGTTGGGGCGCAATATGATGCGGACATGCCGCCAAAAGAAGCTGATTCCGGCTCAGCAGGCGACAGTCACAAGCCCGCCTGA
- the proB gene encoding glutamate 5-kinase, with translation MKTQSARSSGIRRAVVKLGTGIVIGDDGHLARERLQTLMKQCAQLMREGVQTIIVSSGAVGLGVQALGLSRPASGKRPLVDKQAAAAVGQSALMDAYRQIFEQEGFLIAQILVTEGNFADRQQYLNLHGTLERLLELGVVPILNENDTVATAELEEDTQSKGFGDNDKLSALVASRLEADVLVMLTNVAGVYTDNPSENPAAELIPVIHTIEELGAIRTRGLSSQGRGGMASKLEAARMAALSGVNAIIANGLRPDVIEAALLYDWNAADPDATPPGTLTLAQSSLSGKKRWIGLASGYNGVLILNERAAQALRDDGASLLAIGVEEARGDFTRGQVVSVKDRAGHELGRGVCQYDADDVRRILGRKRQDIVQILGQTAPAKAEILIHRDNLVIFQAFPETSGPQAGL, from the coding sequence ATGAAAACGCAGTCAGCGCGAAGCAGCGGCATCCGACGGGCAGTCGTCAAGCTGGGGACGGGTATCGTCATCGGCGACGATGGGCATCTGGCGCGCGAACGTCTCCAGACGCTTATGAAGCAATGCGCTCAACTCATGCGCGAAGGCGTTCAAACGATCATCGTTTCATCCGGCGCCGTCGGCCTGGGCGTTCAGGCGTTAGGACTCTCGCGTCCGGCATCTGGCAAGCGTCCACTGGTCGATAAGCAGGCCGCCGCAGCTGTGGGACAAAGCGCCTTGATGGACGCCTACCGCCAGATTTTTGAGCAGGAAGGATTTTTAATCGCTCAGATTCTGGTCACGGAAGGCAATTTCGCCGACCGCCAGCAATATCTTAACCTCCATGGCACTCTGGAGCGCCTGTTGGAACTGGGAGTTGTTCCCATTCTCAATGAAAATGACACGGTCGCCACTGCCGAACTTGAAGAAGACACCCAAAGCAAAGGCTTTGGCGATAACGATAAGCTTTCCGCTCTGGTCGCCAGCCGTCTGGAAGCCGATGTACTGGTGATGCTGACCAATGTAGCGGGCGTTTATACGGATAATCCATCGGAGAATCCTGCTGCTGAGCTAATTCCCGTGATTCATACCATTGAAGAGCTGGGCGCTATCCGCACGCGTGGACTCTCCAGCCAGGGACGCGGCGGAATGGCCAGCAAACTGGAGGCCGCGCGCATGGCGGCATTAAGCGGCGTCAACGCCATCATCGCCAACGGCCTGAGGCCGGATGTGATCGAAGCCGCGCTCCTTTATGACTGGAACGCAGCGGATCCTGATGCAACGCCGCCGGGAACGCTCACGCTTGCGCAATCCTCACTGTCGGGCAAAAAACGCTGGATTGGTCTGGCCTCAGGGTATAACGGCGTTCTGATTCTTAATGAACGTGCAGCGCAAGCGCTTCGTGACGACGGGGCCAGCCTGCTGGCGATTGGCGTGGAAGAAGCGCGCGGCGACTTTACGCGCGGGCAAGTGGTGAGCGTCAAAGATCGCGCAGGCCACGAGCTGGGGCGCGGCGTGTGCCAGTATGACGCCGACGACGTACGACGCATTCTCGGACGCAAGCGCCAGGATATTGTGCAAATTCTAGGTCAGACAGCGCCCGCCAAGGCCGAAATTCTGATTCACCGCGATAATCTGGTGATTTTTCAGGCGTTTCCAGAGACGTCGGGGCCTCAGGCGGGCTTGTGA
- a CDS encoding polysaccharide biosynthesis/export family protein, translating to MIGPSHFASLVAHESKLQCSYRAFRLIALALVAIMSVFGASLAFGGDKLVGSVSFTESSYRVGAGDVLSFHVYHQDDLNQSSILVRSDGLASFNGVGELRVEGRSIGEIQKMLEQSLSELVKQPIVTVTVTQTRPGTIYLAGAVKHPGMYQLSTGNQNSMTGPSSTGPIARIDLRLSNILANAGGVKMNADLSNVRITRQGHEGGEESIAVDLWRMLRNGDASQDVMLQSGDAINIPELPNMAMSDADYDLVLNSSIGPETFPVRVIGELKTPGVYYLPGNSPYLNSAVAMAGGYTQEANKKIVAIRRFTKDNDASTLYVDPNKLDIVLRPNDVVYVSERSLAKGSRFFERVGQILKPFTDSAFTAGMLRSF from the coding sequence ATGATTGGCCCCTCTCATTTTGCCTCTCTCGTTGCGCACGAAAGCAAACTGCAATGCTCTTACCGCGCCTTTCGCCTGATTGCGCTGGCGCTGGTGGCTATTATGAGCGTGTTTGGGGCTTCTCTGGCATTCGGCGGCGACAAGCTGGTCGGGTCGGTCTCGTTTACGGAAAGCTCGTATCGCGTGGGCGCTGGGGATGTCCTGTCCTTCCATGTTTACCATCAGGACGATCTTAACCAGTCCAGTATTCTCGTTCGCTCGGACGGATTGGCCTCGTTCAACGGCGTGGGCGAGCTGCGGGTGGAAGGCCGATCCATTGGCGAAATCCAGAAAATGCTGGAACAATCGCTGAGCGAGCTGGTCAAACAGCCCATTGTGACGGTTACCGTAACGCAAACCCGCCCCGGCACGATCTATCTGGCGGGCGCGGTGAAACATCCCGGCATGTATCAGCTCTCGACGGGTAATCAGAACAGTATGACCGGCCCTTCCAGCACGGGACCTATCGCCCGTATCGATCTGCGTCTGTCCAATATTCTGGCCAATGCGGGCGGCGTTAAAATGAACGCCGACCTTAGCAATGTTCGCATTACCCGCCAAGGGCATGAAGGCGGCGAAGAAAGTATCGCCGTTGATCTCTGGCGGATGTTGCGCAACGGGGACGCTTCTCAGGACGTCATGCTGCAATCCGGCGATGCCATTAATATCCCGGAACTGCCGAATATGGCCATGTCTGACGCCGACTACGATCTGGTGCTTAATTCTTCAATCGGGCCTGAAACGTTTCCCGTTCGCGTAATTGGCGAGCTGAAGACGCCTGGCGTCTATTATTTACCGGGGAATTCCCCTTATCTGAACTCTGCCGTCGCCATGGCGGGCGGCTACACTCAGGAAGCCAACAAGAAAATCGTCGCGATTCGACGCTTCACTAAGGATAACGACGCTTCGACCCTCTATGTCGATCCCAATAAGCTTGATATCGTGTTACGCCCCAACGATGTGGTGTACGTCAGCGAGCGATCTCTCGCCAAAGGCAGTCGATTTTTCGAGCGCGTGGGTCAGATCCTCAAGCCATTTACCGATTCTGCGTTTACGGCTGGGATGCTTCGCAGCTTTTAG
- the tsaD gene encoding tRNA (adenosine(37)-N6)-threonylcarbamoyltransferase complex transferase subunit TsaD translates to MRILALETSCDETAVAVVEDGRRTLANIILTQNELHAQYGGVVPEAAARQHLGAINRCLDQALQQAGLSLENVDCFAATLGPGLIGSLLIGANAAKALSLVSGKPFRGVHHLYGHVCANYLDSDLKPPFLCLLVSGGHTQLIHVSDYDRMEILGETLDDAVGEAYDKTGRLLGAGFPGGPALDRLAQHGNSKAFNLPTARTQGPYDFSFSGLKTAMRRAYERACAEPAPSPTLQEDLAASFQHTVVETLFRKTLACAEARNLTTIAIAGGVSANQGLRQRFQAFASNHPDYRVCVPKMAYCTDNAAMIASSAFFNPLTDNWTMEVFSRTPAKSCEASQP, encoded by the coding sequence ATGCGAATTCTGGCGCTTGAAACCAGTTGTGATGAGACCGCCGTCGCCGTCGTTGAGGACGGTAGGCGTACGCTTGCAAATATTATTCTGACCCAGAATGAATTGCACGCGCAATATGGCGGCGTGGTGCCAGAGGCAGCGGCGCGACAGCATCTTGGGGCGATCAATCGCTGTCTGGATCAGGCGCTTCAACAAGCCGGGCTGTCTCTGGAAAACGTGGATTGTTTTGCGGCGACCCTGGGGCCGGGGTTAATCGGCTCGCTACTGATAGGAGCCAACGCCGCCAAGGCGCTCAGCCTGGTGAGCGGCAAGCCGTTTCGTGGGGTTCATCATTTATACGGGCATGTGTGCGCCAATTATCTGGACAGCGATTTGAAACCGCCTTTTCTCTGCCTGTTGGTCAGCGGCGGTCACACGCAGCTGATCCATGTGAGCGATTACGACCGGATGGAAATTCTGGGAGAAACGCTCGATGACGCCGTCGGCGAGGCCTATGACAAGACGGGGCGTTTGCTGGGAGCTGGTTTTCCTGGTGGTCCTGCGCTCGATCGACTGGCGCAACACGGAAATTCAAAAGCGTTTAACCTCCCGACGGCGCGCACGCAGGGCCCTTATGACTTCAGCTTTAGCGGATTGAAGACCGCGATGCGGCGCGCTTACGAACGCGCGTGCGCAGAGCCCGCGCCCTCTCCAACTCTACAAGAAGATCTGGCGGCTTCGTTTCAGCACACAGTGGTCGAAACGCTCTTTCGCAAGACGCTGGCCTGCGCCGAGGCGCGGAATTTGACGACGATTGCCATTGCGGGCGGCGTATCGGCGAATCAGGGCCTAAGACAGCGGTTTCAGGCGTTCGCTTCAAATCATCCCGATTATCGCGTTTGTGTACCGAAAATGGCTTACTGCACCGATAACGCCGCCATGATCGCCTCGTCCGCGTTTTTTAATCCGCTGACAGACAACTGGACGATGGAAGTATTTTCGCGAACGCCTGCTAAAAGCTGCGAAGCATCCCAGCCGTAA
- a CDS encoding LL-diaminopimelate aminotransferase, with product MPSPTANLGKLPPYLFAELDRKIAEARARGVDIINLGIGDPDLPTPQPIIQAMTEAVQDPATHTYPAYKGSLPFCESVSRWMKRRFDVEVDPASETMALIGAKEGIAHLILAYIQPGDVVLCPSPAYPVYSNYTTLCGGETFVMPLSADRQFLPDFNTIPGEIAKRAKLMFLNYPNNPTGAIAPEKFIQEALAFCRTHDIVLCHDNAYSEMTFDGYQAPSFLAQPGAKDVCIEMFSFSKMFNMTGWRVGFAVGNREAVGALGSIKNNTDSGVFTAIQRAASFGLDRAEELTRDHNAIYGRRRDMFVQGLRDLGWPVDPMVATFYLWAPVPSGMTSEAFVTLLLDKCGIVTPPGNGYGPAGEGYFRVALTQPENRLQEALERMAREGVTYKALATAGAGGLR from the coding sequence ATGCCGAGTCCGACCGCCAATCTGGGCAAGTTGCCGCCCTATTTATTCGCCGAATTAGACCGCAAAATTGCAGAAGCCCGCGCGCGCGGCGTCGATATCATCAATCTGGGCATCGGCGATCCCGACTTGCCGACGCCCCAGCCGATTATTCAGGCGATGACCGAAGCGGTTCAGGATCCGGCTACGCATACGTATCCCGCCTACAAGGGCAGCCTCCCGTTCTGCGAAAGCGTGAGTCGCTGGATGAAACGCCGTTTTGATGTCGAAGTCGATCCCGCCAGCGAAACCATGGCTCTCATTGGGGCAAAAGAAGGCATCGCTCACCTGATTCTGGCTTATATTCAGCCGGGCGACGTCGTGCTGTGCCCATCGCCAGCCTATCCGGTCTATAGCAACTACACGACGCTTTGCGGCGGCGAAACGTTTGTGATGCCGCTTAGCGCGGATCGGCAGTTTTTGCCTGATTTCAACACAATCCCCGGCGAGATCGCCAAACGCGCCAAGCTGATGTTCTTGAATTACCCGAACAACCCTACGGGCGCGATTGCGCCTGAGAAGTTTATTCAGGAGGCGCTCGCCTTCTGTCGTACGCATGACATCGTGCTGTGCCACGATAATGCTTACTCCGAGATGACCTTCGATGGTTACCAGGCGCCCAGTTTTCTCGCACAACCTGGCGCCAAGGACGTCTGCATTGAGATGTTCAGCTTCAGTAAAATGTTTAATATGACAGGCTGGCGCGTTGGTTTTGCCGTGGGCAATCGCGAGGCCGTCGGCGCACTGGGCTCTATCAAGAACAATACCGATAGCGGCGTGTTCACGGCCATTCAACGCGCGGCTTCGTTTGGCCTGGATCGCGCCGAAGAGCTGACGCGCGATCACAACGCCATTTACGGCCGTCGACGCGATATGTTCGTCCAGGGGCTGCGCGATCTGGGCTGGCCGGTCGACCCGATGGTGGCGACGTTCTACCTCTGGGCGCCGGTCCCTTCCGGAATGACGAGCGAGGCCTTCGTCACCCTGTTACTGGACAAATGCGGCATCGTCACGCCGCCTGGCAATGGGTACGGACCGGCAGGCGAAGGGTATTTCCGCGTGGCGCTGACGCAGCCGGAAAACCGCCTGCAGGAAGCCCTGGAGCGTATGGCGCGCGAAGGCGTTACCTATAAGGCGCTGGCGACCGCTGGAGCGGGCGGGCTTCGTTAG
- a CDS encoding 50S ribosomal protein L11 methyltransferase: MTDQHATATAIALPVALDPSALKASDAVNAASVAALFEELLWTLPATLSVETRYEGPLGEEHPCGFIALFRDEADLTRARDRVLSLLAATPEFSDAGLTVGLPQRVAPDDWAHAWKRFWGVTPITPTLIIRPSWEPYDAKAGETVITLDPGCAFGTGAHETTRLMLEAMESLARGLDFHRLRVLDVGCGSGVLAVVAALWGAQDVTAIDIEPEAIRATHENARVNGVERAVHASTTLIADLPLTPYDLILANIQAPVILAMLNEMRQRLRPDGALLLSGLIESSVGLVRDSLTDDAWYDVAQRQQGDWFSLIARRTA, translated from the coding sequence ATGACTGACCAACACGCTACCGCCACGGCGATTGCCCTGCCCGTCGCCCTCGACCCCAGCGCCTTGAAGGCGTCCGATGCCGTGAACGCCGCGAGTGTGGCCGCGCTGTTTGAAGAACTCCTCTGGACGCTGCCGGCGACCCTCAGCGTTGAGACGCGCTATGAAGGCCCGCTGGGAGAGGAGCATCCGTGCGGCTTTATCGCCTTGTTTCGCGATGAAGCGGATTTAACGCGTGCGCGCGATCGCGTTTTGTCGCTGCTGGCGGCGACGCCCGAATTCAGCGACGCCGGATTGACGGTCGGTTTGCCGCAACGCGTCGCGCCAGACGATTGGGCTCATGCGTGGAAGCGATTCTGGGGGGTGACGCCCATCACGCCGACATTGATCATTCGGCCTTCGTGGGAGCCGTATGACGCAAAAGCTGGCGAAACGGTCATCACGCTGGACCCCGGCTGCGCGTTTGGCACGGGCGCGCACGAAACCACGCGCCTGATGCTCGAAGCGATGGAGTCTCTTGCTCGGGGGTTGGATTTTCATCGTCTGCGGGTGTTGGATGTGGGGTGTGGGTCTGGCGTTCTGGCAGTTGTCGCAGCCCTGTGGGGCGCGCAAGACGTGACCGCGATTGATATTGAACCCGAAGCGATTCGCGCCACGCATGAAAACGCCCGCGTTAATGGCGTTGAACGGGCGGTTCATGCCTCTACGACGCTGATTGCAGACCTGCCCTTGACTCCATACGACTTAATCCTCGCCAATATTCAGGCGCCTGTGATTCTGGCCATGCTGAACGAGATGCGCCAGCGACTCCGGCCAGACGGCGCGCTGTTGCTCAGCGGCTTGATTGAAAGCTCTGTGGGTCTTGTCCGTGACTCTTTGACCGATGATGCGTGGTATGACGTCGCGCAACGACAACAGGGTGACTGGTTTTCCCTTATCGCTCGGAGGACGGCATGA
- a CDS encoding 16S rRNA (uracil(1498)-N(3))-methyltransferase: MTAGESSPAFDAMRVSRFFLPFPAPVDALPARILVTQEDVVHKLAHVLRLRAGDPLLAIDGEREVAYEATVDAIGRDQATISLWRPYARAVETPIALTLGAALIKGQRWDWLLQKATELGCRRLLPIESERSIPHIGSPQKKRERWEAVARAAAEQSEGLFLPEIAPPMALPVFCDAVRGASLKIALEARAVSCEGPADDLREPLRLLLRKHAHAKSAVLAVGPEGGWTAQELDSLRVSGFRFASLGERVLRSETAALTALAALIYEFC; encoded by the coding sequence ATGACGGCGGGCGAGTCGAGCCCGGCTTTTGACGCTATGCGCGTCAGTCGGTTTTTTTTGCCTTTTCCGGCGCCGGTAGACGCCTTGCCCGCCCGGATTCTCGTGACTCAGGAGGACGTTGTCCATAAATTGGCGCATGTGCTTCGCCTGCGGGCTGGCGATCCGTTGCTGGCCATCGATGGCGAACGGGAGGTCGCCTATGAGGCCACTGTCGATGCAATCGGTCGCGATCAGGCGACTATTTCCCTGTGGCGGCCATATGCGCGCGCAGTTGAAACCCCGATTGCCTTAACGCTCGGCGCCGCCCTGATTAAAGGTCAACGTTGGGACTGGCTGCTGCAAAAGGCGACAGAGTTGGGGTGTCGTCGCCTGCTGCCCATTGAGTCCGAGCGGTCGATTCCGCACATCGGCTCGCCCCAGAAGAAGCGGGAACGTTGGGAAGCGGTCGCGCGCGCCGCCGCTGAGCAGTCTGAAGGGTTGTTTTTACCAGAAATTGCGCCGCCTATGGCGCTGCCTGTTTTCTGCGACGCCGTGCGGGGCGCCTCGCTCAAAATCGCCCTGGAAGCCCGCGCCGTCTCATGTGAGGGCCCCGCTGACGATTTAAGAGAACCGCTGCGACTGCTGCTGCGCAAGCATGCGCATGCCAAAAGCGCCGTGTTGGCCGTCGGACCCGAAGGCGGCTGGACCGCGCAGGAGTTGGACTCTTTGCGCGTAAGCGGGTTTCGCTTCGCTTCGCTCGGCGAGCGCGTTCTGCGAAGCGAAACCGCCGCCTTGACGGCGCTTGCCGCACTGATTTACGAATTCTGCTGA